A single genomic interval of Spinacia oleracea cultivar Varoflay chromosome 6, BTI_SOV_V1, whole genome shotgun sequence harbors:
- the LOC130462394 gene encoding uncharacterized protein, with translation MRFTEDFGLKVEEDFKKMEDVGIENETFIRPSKIEVRGRDEGDNHDEEREREKRQKVEGGGGVGGGSGGGGGLLDNLLAKLASPRTPKAIGDQVFEGNTNHSDDNDDACVQGSGDGDSSGGGEGSESGGGGVINLISSLFHRSSEGEGEGEEDVKKNSNDGSEESLECKNESKKAEEESEGGGGGGGGGGNSNGGTSFISSLVQDAAAPEADEASILIHSIIHD, from the exons ATGAGGTTTACAGAAGATTTTGGGTTGAAAGTAGAAGAAGATTTCAAAAAAATGGAAGATGTTGGAATAGAAAATGAAACCTTTATTAGGCCTTCTAAAATAGAGGTTAGAGGAAGAGATGAAGGAGATAATCatgatgaggagagagaaagggagaagaggcagaaagttgaaggtggtggtggtgttggtggtggtagcggtggtggtggagggttgTTAGATAATCTTTTGGCTAAACTAGCCTCTCCTAGGACACCTAAGGCGATTGGTGATCAAGTCTTTGAGGGAAACACTAATCATTCTGATGATAACGACGATGCTTGTGTTCAAGGTTCTGGTGATGGTGATAGTAGTGGTGGTGGAGAGGGAAGCGAAAGTGGTGGCGGTGGAGTAATTAATCTTATCTCGAGTTTATTTCATCGGAGTAGTGAGGGTGAGGGTGAGGGTGAAGAAGATGTGAAGAAGAATAGTAATGATGGAAGTGAAGAGAGTTTGGAGTGTAAAAATGAGTCTAAGAAAGCTGAGGAAGAGagtgaaggtggtggtggtggtggcggtggcggtggcAATAGTAATGGTGGAACCAGCTTCATCTCTAGTCTTGTTCAAG ACGCTGCGGCTCCAGAAGCTGACGAGGCATCCATTTTAATTCACTCTATTATTCATGACTAG